CTGGGCTTCTCCGACGCCCAGATCGCGTCGGCCAAGGGCGTCAAAGAGCAAAAGATCCGCGAGCGCCGTTGGGCCCTCAAGGTCCGCCCTTCCTACAAGCTCGTCGATACCTGCGCCGGAGAATTCCCCTCCACCACCCCCTACTTCTACTCGACCTACGAGGAGACCGGCGACCTGCTCCCCTCCAAGAGCGGCAAGAAGGTGGTCATCCTCGGCTCCGGTCCGAACCGCATCGGCCAGGGCATCGAGTTCGACTACTGCTGCGTCCAGGCCTCGAAGGCGCTGCGCGCGCACGGCTGGCAGTCGGTGATGGTCAACTGCAACCCCGAGACCGTGTCGACCGACTACGATTCCTCCGACCGCTTGTACTTCGAGCCGCTGACGCTGGAGGACACCCTCGAGATCATCGCCGTCGAGAAGCCGATGGGCGTCATCGTCCAGTTCGGAGGCCAGACCCCGCTCAACCTCGCGGTCCAGCTCGAGAAAGCGGGCGTTCCGATCCTCGGCACCTTGCCCGCGGCCATCGACATGGCCGAGGACCGGCGCCTGTTCGGCGCGGCCCTCAAGAAGCTCAAGATCCTCTCCCCCGAGTCCGGCATCGCCGCCTCCGCGGAAGCCGCCCTCAAGATCGCGCGCCGCATCGGCTACCCCGTGATGGTCCGGCCGAGCTACGTGCTGGGCGGCCGCATGATGGAGGTCGTCTACGACGACCCGTCCCTGGTCGACTACGTCGGCCGCGCGCTCAAGGCCGCGACGCATCCGTCCTTGCTCATCGACCGCTTCCTCGCCGACGCGACCGAGGTCGACGTCGACGCGATCTGCGACGGCAAGGACGTCTGGGTCGCCGGCATCATGGAGCACATCGAGGAGGCGGGCATCCACTCCGGCGACTCGGCCTGCACCTTGCCCCCGCACTCGCTCTCGCCCGCCGCGCTCGTCACGATACGCGAGAACACCCGCAAGCTCGCGCTCCATCTCAAGGTCCGCGGCCTGATGAACGTGCAGTACGCGGTCAAGGACGGCGCGGTCTACATCCTCGAGGCCAATCCGCGCGCCTCGCGCACGGTCCCCTTCGTCAGCAAGGCCACGGGCCTGCCCGTCGCGCGCATCGCGACCTGGGTCATGATGGGCAAGCCGCTCAAGAAGCTCCTCGCGCCCGCCGTGCTCCGGGGCGACGTGGAGCCGGCCTACACCGCGACCAAGGAAGCCGTGATGCCGTTCATCAAGTTCCCCGGCGTGGACCCCCGGCTCGGCCCGGAGATGAAGTCCACCGGCGAGGTCATGGGCCTCGACACGGACTTCCCCCGCTCGTTCGCGAAGTCGCAGGAGGCCGCGGGCATGCTGCTGCCGACCTCCGGCTCCGTCTTCGTCAGCGTGCGCGACGAGGACAAGGCCCAGATCGTGCCCATGGCCCGCTCCCTGCGGCAGCTCGGGTTCACCTTGGTGGCCACGCGCAACACCGCCGACTTCCTGACCCGTCACGGCCTCGAGACGACGCGCGTCGCGAAGGTCGGCGAGGGCAAGCCCGACGTCGTCGACCTCATGAAGCAGCGGACCTTGTCCTTGGTGATCAACACGCCCTCCGGCAAGCGCTCGCGCGCCGACGGGTTCTCCATCCGCCGCACCGCGCTCGAGCTCAACATCCCCTGCATCACGAACCTCCACAGCGCCGGCGCGGCCGTCCACGCCATCGCGGTGCTGCAGGGCGCGAGCATGGGGGTCAAGTCGCTCCAGGCGCATTACCGGACCTTGCCGTACGAGGTCGAGCTAGGCCTTAAGTCCTAGTCGAGCGTGGGCCTCACGGCCCGCAATTCCTGGGCCCATGGGCCCGAGCCCCGAGGAGCGGCTTGCGATATACTGAGACGATGGCGCTCAAGGCCCTCGCTTTCCTGCTCCTGGCGGCCCCGGTCCTCGCGGACCAGCCGGCCCCCGCGCCCGCCGAGCGGGAATACGTCGATCCCGCGACGCTGAAAGCCCGCGCCGAGGCCCTGCGCGACGCCGTCGCCGACCTGTCCGTCAGCAACGTCTCGATCAAGACGCGCGCCCACGGCTTCTTCGACAAGCTCCCCGACCAGCAGCTCGTGGTTCCCGTCGGGAACTACCGCCGCATGGACCGCGAGCCGGTCACCGGCAAGGTCGGCTCGATCGACGGCATGAACGAGGAGGCCGCGCTGCGCATCGAGCGCTGGAAGCGCACGCATAAGGAGCCGCCGCCCCCCGCGCTCGAGGCCGCCGCCGCCCAGGCCGTCGCGCTCCAGAAGAGCAAGAGCCTCAGCTACGACACCGAGGGCGTCCTGGCCCCGAACCAGATGGGCATCTTCCAGTACATGCGCGACCGCCTCGACGGCGGCCTGGTCAAGCTCAACGACCGCATGAAGATCCTCGGCATCCTCGTCGGCGACGCCTTCACCTACGCGACCGTCTCCCACGAGGCCCAGCACTCCCTCGACCGAAAGGCGGGCCGGCTCACCCCGGAGGAGGAGGTCGCCGGCGAGATCAGCGCCTTCCGCACCCAGTATCATTGGCTCAAGCTGATGGACCCGAGCGGGGAGCGCATGCTCACCTTGCACGGCCAGCTCAAGCTCTGGGCGCTGCGCGAGTCCGACGACGAGGTCCGCGTCGCCCTGAACGAGGCGATCGTCTACCTCGAGCACCTCTCCGACGTCGTCGCCACGAACGGCAAGGAAGACGAGCTCAAGAAGCTCGTCGAGAAGCTCGGCTACCAGGACGGCAAGCACGAGCACGGCGACGGCCACGACCACCAGCGCAGCCGCGACGGCGCCTCTCCCACCAGCGCTTAGGCGCCCCCGGCTCTAGCCGGGGAACGGATTCATGCGCCGCGCACGCCGTCGTTCAGGGCGTCCCGGAAGGCCTCGACGTTCGGCGGCCGCCGGGCCGGGTCCGCCGCCATGGCGGACGCGACCAGCGCGTCGAGCGCCGGCGGCACTCCGGGGGCCAGGGCGCTCGGCGGCGTCACGTGGATCGACGCCTTCTCCATGGAGGTGGCCGCGTCGGGATAGGGCCGGCGGCCGGTCATCATCTCGTAGAGACACACGCCGAGGGAGTAGACGTCGCCCGAGGGGCCCACTATGCCCTGGTCGGACTCGGGCGACATGTACACGGGAGTGCCCGCGACCGTCGTGGTGCGGTCGAAGCGGAGGCCGGGCGCGGCGGCGCCCGGCGCGGCGCCCGCGCCGACGGCCTCGCCCAGCGCCCGCGCGATGCCGAAATCGAGGAGCTTGACGTACCCGGTCGAGGTGACCATGATGTTGCCCGGCTTCAGGTCACGATGGACGAGCCCCCGGGAGTGGGCGTGCGCCAGCGCGTCGCAGACGTGCGACAGGAGGCGGGCGCAATGGGCCGGCGACAGGCGCTGCTGCTGGGCGATCATCGAATGGACGGTGATGCCCTCGAGGTACTCGAAGACGAGGTGCAGCGCGTCGTCCTCCTCGACGATCTCGTAGATGTCGACGATGCCCGGGTGATGGATGGCGGCCACGGTCATGGCCTCCTTGCGCAGGCGGGCGCGCCACTCGGCGCCCTCGCGGCCCTGATCGAGCGCGGAGACCAAGGTCTTGATCGCGACGGGCCGGCCCAAGGTCATGTCCTTCGCGCGGCGGACCTCCCCCATGCCTCCTTTGCCGACGAGGCCCTCGAGCCGGTACTTCCCGGCCAGCAGGCCCTTGTCCGCGGGAGCGCGCGCCGCGGCCAGCGGCTCGAGCTTGGGCGCGCGCCGGGCGTCTCCCCGTCGGGCGAGAGCGTAGCCGAAGCCGGCCACGATCGCGAGGGCGATGAGCATCGCCGCGGCGCCGAGAGCCATCGGCAGGCTCTTCGACGCGCCTCCCGCGACCGCCGCGACCGCGCCGAGCAGGTAGGACGCGTCGTCGGCGCCGGGGTCGTAGGCGTTCTTCCCCGCGCGGGCCAGCGCGGCCTTATCGGCGAAACGCGAGTCGAGCGAGGCCGCGGCCTCCAGATCCTCGCGCAGGCCTTTCATGTCGCCCAGCATCTGCTTGGCGTAGCCGCGCGTCGCGAGGGCCAGCGCGCTCTTCGGATTGATCTTCAAAGCCATGCCGGCCGCCCTGACCGACTCGGCGTAATCGCCCGAGCGCAGGGTCGCCCACGCGAGATTCTCCCACAGCGCCCCCTCCTCGGGCCGCGCCTTCAGGGCGTCGCGCGAATCGCGGGCGGCCTCGACGTGGCGGCCGGAGAGGTTCAACGCCGTGGCGCGAAGCCCCAGCGCCGTCGGCGAGCCGGGCGCGAGCGCGAGCGCGGCGGTCGCGTCGCGGATCGCCTCCGCGCGGTCGCCGAGATCGAGCTTGCTCCGCGTCGAGTTGATCAGCGCCGCGGCCCGGACGACCGGGTCGACCTTCCCCTCGGGCGGAGGGATGCCCCCGACCTTGGTGTGAAGAAACCGCTGCTCCTCGGCGGCGGCGGCCTGCGCGGCCGCGGCCTCTCGCGCCTCGGCGAGCGGATCGGAGTTTATGCCGCTCTTGAGCCCCTTGAAGCCGTAGATCGGCTCCTTGGGGCCGCGTCCGGCCCCCGCGGCCGAGCCGCCGTCGGACGCCCCCGGCGACGGTGCGCCGCCGTAAGGCCCGCCGGACCCGGGAACACCCGAGGCGGGCGAACCGGGAGGCGTGCCGGACGCGGGGGGCGTGCCGGAGGCGGGCGGCGTACCGGAGGCGGGCGGCGTGCCCGAGGTGGGCGGCGTGCCCGAGGTAGGCGGCGTGCCGGAGGCGGGCGGCGTGCCGGAGGCGGGCGGCGTGCCCGAGGCAGGCGGCGTGCCCGTCCCGGTGCCCATGCCGTTTCCCGTTCCCGTGCCCGACCCCGTGTCGCCCGTTCCCGTTCCCGTTCCCGACCCTGTGTTGCCTGTTCCCGTGCCCGTTCCCGACCCCGTGTTGCCCGTTCCAGTACCCGTACCCGACCCCGTATTGCCCGTTCCCGTGCCCGAGCCCGACCCCGTGTCGCCCGTTCCCGTGCCCGACCCCGTGTCGCCTGTTCCCGTTCCCGACCCCGTGTTGCCCGTTCCAGTGCCTGAGCCCGACCCCGAGTCTCCGAAGCGATCCTCGAAACGCTCCCACAGACGCTCGAAGAAATTCCCGCCGCCGTCCTGATCGGCGTTTGGAAGCGCTCGGGCGGCGGGAGCGCAGAGGAGGAGAACGACGACGGCCGAATACGCCGGATGCGCCATGCGACAGTATGCGTCCCGAGAGCCGCGGCGTCAATACCGCTTACCGAAAATTTACGCAATCCTCAGCGGTCGTATTGGAAGCCCGGGCGGGCTTTCTTCGGTTCGGGAACGGGCCTCAGACGGCGCCAAACCTGGCGCGCGGCGATGACCGAGACGGCGGCCGCGGCATAGAGGGCCACGGCCTTGGGACCCGCGCCCCAGACCCAGGGAAGCCCCGCGGCGAGCGCCGCGGAGTCGATGACCAGGCGCTCCCGGGCCGAGACGGGTCCCGGCGCGAACTCGTCGTAGCGGTCCTCCCCGTACTTATGGCCGCGTATGTCCTTCAGCCGGCCCGTGCCGTAGTCGACGCGCATCTTCTGGTCGTGCGAGGCCTGCCAGCCGCCGACGAGGACCCGGCGGAGATCGGCCAGATGCTTCACGCCCTCCGAGCCGCCCAGGACCCAGAGCGCGCCGGCCAGGGCGGGGAAGGCCGCGTGCGCTCCGGCGACGAGAAAGACGAGGCCGGTGATCAGCTGCATGCCCAGGCCGAACGCCCCGAGCTCGACCGCTTCCGCGGCGCGCTGCTTGAAGGGTATCTTCGCGCGCGGCTCCGACTCGCGCGCGGTCGAGCGGGCCAGGCGCGAGGCGTCCGCGGCCGAAACAGCAGGCGCCAAGGCCTCCGCGCGGGCGGCCTCCCCGCCGTCGAAGACCCGCCGCCCGTCGTCGACGCTCGGCGCGCCGGAAGGCGCCCTGCGGGAGGGGACCGCGAGATCCGAGAGCGCGCCGAGGGCCGCTCCGCCCGTGTGGTTCGCGTCGGCGGACGGCCCGAGCGCGGGAGAGTCGAGCCGTTTGGACGGGACGACCGGGATCGGGGGCGCGCCGAGCGCGGCGGCCGGCAGGATCGCCGGAGCGGCCGCCAGCGCGGGCGCGACGGCGAGCGAGGGCGCCGCGGAGAGAGAAGGGGCGGAGAGCGCCGACGGCACGGGCGTCTGGCTTAACGAGGAGCCGGTCAAGGAGGCGGCGGAGCCGGTCGCCACGCGAGTTTTCGTCGTGCGCACCGTCTGGGCGGAGGCGAGGGAGGCCAGGAATAACGCCGCGGGGACGAAGAGCTTCATGGCACCCAATATAACAGGAGTTCGAGGCGGGCGCCAGAGCCTGAAGCCTGTTTAGCGCTTCTTTTTCTTCTTCGCGCCGCCGCCGAGCATCAGCATCGCCCACGGCCAGCCCAGGATCGCGCCGAAGGCCATGCCCGCGAGCACGTCGAACGGATAATGCGCGCCGACGTACACCCGGCTGTAGGCGACGAGCCCCGCTCCGGCCCAGAGGGCGATGCCGGCCGACGGGTAGGCGACGGCGAGCACGGAGGCCGCGGCCGCGGCGTTCATCGCGTGATTGGACGGGAAGCCGAGCCGGCCGCCCACGGGGGCGCGGACGATCGCGCCGATCCCCGCGTACTCGGGACGGGGCCGCGCGGCCCAGGGCTTGATGACGCGATAGGCGAGCATGTCGCAGACGCCGACCGCGATCGCGGCGACGACGAGCACGCGCAAGGCGTGCTTGCGTCCTTTATAGAGCCACGCGCCGAGCGCCAGCGGGGCGACGCCGTAGGCGAGCCACGGGACGCGGTGCGGGTCGGTGACCAGCGGCATGACCTTGTCGAGGACAGGATGGGTCCACACCCCGTTGATCAGGCCGAAGGCGGCGCGGTCGAAGGAGGCGAAGCCCCCGAGGACGCTCATCTCTTGCGGGCGCACGCGGCGCACACGCCGTGGACGAGGACCTCGTGGGAAGTCACGCGGAAGCCGCGCGGCAGGGCGTTCTTGAGGTCGGGGAGGCAGGCTCCGCCGAGCTCGTAGACCTTCTCGCAGCGCTCGCAGCGGAAATGGTGATGATGGCCCTTGCCCGCCGCCTCGTAGCGCGGCGGCTCGCCGGGAAGCTGGACTTCGGAAATCTCGTCGGCCGCGAGCAGGGCCTTGATGTTCCGGTAGACGGTGGCGATGCCGAGGCCGGGAGCCTCGGTCTTCGACGCCTCGAGGACCTCGAGGGCCCCGAGCGGGCGCCCCGCGGCCTCGAGCGCGCGGCGGATGGCCCGCCGCTGGGAGGTGTCGCGCTGCATGGGGACGATGATAACAAAAAAGTCGCTTGACACTGTTATGATACTGTGTTATCATTATCAATATGAAATACCTCCTCCTGCTCGCGCTGCTGCCGCTCGCCGTCGGGACCAGGGCCGAAGAACCGGCCCCGTCCGCCGAATCCCGTATCAAGAGCCTCGAGGAGCGCCTGGGCAAGCTCGAGGGCGCTCCCGCGAAGACCTCGCTGTCCGCGTTCAACCCCGCGATGGGCGCCGCGCTCGACTTCACCTACGGCCACTCGAACGGCGCGTCGAACTTCAACTTCCGCACGGCGGAGCTCAACATCGAGGCGCCGATCGACCCGTTCCTCAAGGGCTGGATCGTCCTGAACGCCTCCCCGGACGGCGTCGAAGCCGAGGAGGCCACTCTGCAGACCACGGCCCTCCCTTATAACCTCACGGTCGCCGGCGGACGCCTGTTCGCCGCCTTCGGACGCCTGGCGCACTTCCACAACCACGAGCTGCCGGTCATCGACCGCCCGCTCTCCCTGGAGAACTTCATCGGCGGCGAGACCCAGGCCGACGGCGTGGAGGTCTCCTACCTCTTCCCCACGCCGTTCTACCTGAACGCGACCGCCGGCGCCTACAACAAGCTGGGCGGGGAGAACGCCCGCGCCGACAACGCGGCCGCGCGGCCCATGGAGAGCTTCACGTACCTCGGACGGCTGGCCGCGTACGCGGACCTCGGAGACGACCACAGCCTGGAGCTCGGCGTCAGCGAAGCTTGGACGCCGCGGCGCTACGTCATGGACACGTCCGTCGCCGGGACCGACTACGACGCCGACGGCACCCCCGACGCGGCGAACACCTCCGCCGGCATCCAGACCCGCAAGAACACCTGGCGCACGCTCAGCGGAGTCGATCTCACGTACCGCTGGCAGCCGGCCGCGGGCGGGATCTACAAAGGCGCCGTCTGGGGCACCGAAGTCATGCAGAACAACGAGCGGAGGTTCGACCCCGCGACGAACCTGCCGACCGACCGGGTCCGCTCCTACGCGGGCTTCTCCTATCTCCAGTTCAAGCTCGGGCGGCATTGGAGGCCCGGCGTCATGATCGACCTGACCGAGGACCTCGACACGGCGAAGACGCTGACCCGGACGTTCACGGGCTTCGTCACGTACGACGTGACCGAGTTCCAGCGCCTGCGGCTGGCCTTCTCGCGCACGACCGACAACCGGCCGGAAGGGCTCGGCCGCAACGCGATCGGGCTGCAGTGGACCGGCGTCTTCGGCCGCCACGTGCACGGCTTCCGCGACCGCTGATATGACCATTTTCCCGGAGAACACCATGACCAAGCTCGCCGCCGCCGCCGCTCTGCTCCTCGCTCTTTCTTCCCCCGCCGAGGCCGCCAAGCTCCGCGTCGTCGCCACGGTCCCCGAGCTCGCCGACATCACGCGGCGCGTCGGGGGCGACCTCGTGTCGGTCGACGCGCTGGCCCGCGGCACGGAGGACATCCACAAGGTCGTCATGAAGCCGAGCTTCGTCACCAGGCTCAACCGCGCCGACGCGGTCGTATTTCTCGGTCTCGCCGTCGAGCACAGCTTCCTGCCGGGCCTGCTCGACGTGGCCCGGAACCCGGCGATGCGCCCCGACCCCGACACCCTGAACTGCGTCGGCAAGGGCTGCATCGACTGCTCCGCGGGCATGCACGTGCTCGACAAGCCGCACACCCTGAGCCGCGACCAGGGCGACCTCCACCCGCAGGGCAACCCGCATTACAACATCAGCCCGGACAACGGGCCCAGGATCGCGCGCAACGTCGCCGACGGCCTCGCGCGGGTCGACCCCGAGCACGCGGGGGACTACGAGCGGAACCTCCAGGCGTATCTCGCCGAGCTCGAGCCGCGGCTCGCCGAGTGGCGGAAGTGGGTGGCCCCGCTCAAAGGCCTCAAGGCGGTCTCCTACCACCAGGACATGGTCTACCTGGGCGACTTCACCGGCCTCGATTTCGTCGACACGATCGAGCTGAAGCCCGGGGTCGCCCCGACCCCGACGCATCTCGCGGATCTCGTCAAGACGATGAAGGAGCGCGGCGTCGGCGTCATCATCCGCGAGCAGCAGTTCGACATGAAGCTGCCCGAATGGCTCGCCGTGCAGACGGGAGCCAAGGTCGCCGTCATCGGCACGATGGCGAACTCCATGCCCGGGACCGAGACGTACATCAAGTTCTGCGAGACGAACCTGCGGAACATCCTGAAGACCCTCGGCAAGGAGCCGAAACCGTCGTGAGACCCGTCATTTTGTAGGATACGTCCGATGCCGAAATCCGCGGTCGAGCCGCTGATCCGCTTCAAGAACGCCGCATTGGGCTACGGCAAGACCCCGGTCTTGACGAAGGTCGACCTCGCGGTCATGCCGGGCTCTTTCTGGGGAATCCTCGGCCACAACGGCTCGGGCAAGACGACCATCCTGAAGACGATGCTCGGGCTCATCCCCTGCCTGCGCGGCGAGTTCACGGGCAAGGGACGGCTCTTCGGCATGCCCCGCTTCGGCTATGTGCCGCAGAAGGAGCGCCTCGACCCGCTCTACCCCCTGTCGGCCCGCGACGTGGCCGAGATGGGCACGTACCGGAAGCTGGAGCTTCTCCGGAGGCTGCGCGGCGCCGGCCGCGAGGACGTCGTGCGCCGCTGCCTCGCCGACTGCGGCGCGGCTTCGCTCGCGGGACGGCGCTTCAGCGACCTCTCCGGCGGCCAGAAGCAGCGCGTCATGATCGCCCGCGCGCTCGCCGCCGAGCCCGAGATCCTCGTCCTCGACGAGCCCCTGGCCGGCATCGACATCACGACCCAGCAGGCCCTGCTCAAGCTCCTCAAGGACCTCAAGGAGCGGCTCGATCTCACGATCCTCATGGTGAGCCACCGCGTCAGCGCGGAAAAGGGGCTGTTCTCGCACATCGCGTGGGTGGACGACGGCCTCGTGACCACCGGGCCGTCCGGCGAGATGCTGTCGAAAGGCCGGCTCAGCGAGGTCTTCAGGTCCGAGCTATGAGCGTTATCCTCGAGATGCTCAAGCCGGACTTCCTGCTGCACCACGCCGTGTGGGGGAGCGTCGTCGTCGGCTTCGTCTGCCCTCTCGTCGGCGTCTACTTCATCCTCCGGCGCCTGGTGTTCTGGGGCGTGGCGCTCCCCCAGGTCTCGGCCTCCGGCATCGCCTTCGCCTTCATGCTCCAGGGCCTGGGCCTGAACTTCCTCGCGGGCGGAGAGGCCCGGGAGAAGCACTTGGCCATCGTCGGCGCGCTCGTCTTCACCGTCGGGACGATCCTGGTCCTCGCCGCGCTCGAGCGCCGCGGAGCCGGGGTATCGGAGGGCCGCATCGGCGTCCTGTACGCGCTCGCGGGCGCGACGGCGATCCTCTTCGTCGCCTGGAACGCCGCCGGGGAGACCGAGATGCTCGGCCTGCTCAAGGGCGAGATCGTCGCGATCTCCGAGTCCGACTTCCACGCGATGCTCGACGTCTTCGCCGTCGTGGCCGCGTGCATGTTCCTTTTCCAGCGCGAGTTCACCTTGGTCTCCTATGACCGGGACATGGCCGTGACCTTGGGCCGCAGCGTGCTGGTCTGGGACCTCCTGCTCTACCTGATCATCGGCGTCACCGTCTCGCTCGGCGTCATGACCGTAGGCCCCCTCGTGATCTTCGGCTTCCTGGTCATCCCCCCGATGGCGGCGCTTCCCTGGGCCGGGGGCATGCTGTCCTTCTCGATCCTCGCCTCGATCCTCGGCGGGCTCAGCGCCTTCGCCGGCTTCTACTTGTCCTACGCGCACGACCTGCCGCTCGGGCCGGTCGTCGTCTGCGTCGCCTGCTGCGTCTACGTCCTCTCGTCGGCCGCGCGGCTCGTCTCGCCGAGGTCCTCATGATCATCCTCGGCGCCATCCTCGTCCTGGCCGTCTCGGCGACCGTCGCGGGCGGCGCCGCCCCCGTCGTGGACCGGGTCGTGGCGCGGGCCGGGCTGTGGCGCGTCCAGGCGTTCCGCTCGGGCATCCTGATCGCCGTCGCGTTCGGAGACGTCCTGCCCGAGGCCTGGCGCCTGGCCCCCGCCTACGCCGGCTGGGGCGCGCTGGCGGCCTTCGTGTTCTGCTACGCGGCGGAGAACCTGGCGCCTCTCGATCCCTGCCATGAGGCCTCGGAGGACTGCCACTCCCATCCTTTGGGCAAGGCGGCGATCGCCGGGCTTTTCCTGCATTCCTTCTTCGACGGGATCAATCTCGGCGCGGCCGCGTTCGCCGGGACTCCGGCCCTCATCGCGGTCGGCGCCGCCACCATCCTTCACAAGCTCGCCGACGGCTTCACTCTCTCGACCATGCTGGGCGGAGATTCTCCGGGCCTGCGCCGCGCCGCCCTCGCCGCCGTGGCGCTCGCCACGCCCGTCGGGGCTCTGCTGAGCAGCGCCGTCGCCTCGCGCCTCGAGCCCTGGGCGTTCTCCCTGCTCCTCGCGTTCGCCGGCGGCTCCTTCGTCTACATCGGCGCCGCCGAGGTGGTGCCCCGCCTGCACCACCGCGAGCACGGCAGCCTCTCCTCCCTGGCGAGCTTCGGCGCCGGCCTGGCCGCGATGCTCATGATGCGCCGCCTCGGATAGGCGCCGTCCGTCGGCCCGAAACCGCAAGCACGAGCGCGAGCACCGAAAGCAGGCTGATGCCGGCGCCCATGATCAGGGACCACGATCTGAAGACGAACAGCACGTCATGCCCGCCGGCGGGAACCACGACGGATGGGAACGCCTGAGCGAAGAGGACTTTCGGCGCCGGCCGGCCGTCCACGAAGACCCGCCAGCCCGGGTAATCCATCTCCGAGAGAACGACCCGCCCTTCGCCGACGGCGTCGATCCTCGCCGTCACGCGCCCCGGACGATAGGATCCGATCTTCGACGTTCCGGCGTCTCGAGGCTCGAGGAAGACGCGGGGACGCGCCGGCCCCCTGGGCGTCAGGCCGACGGTGTCCCGGGCGACGCGTCGGGCCCCGCGCTTGAGCCCCGCCACCATCTCGATCCCGGCCCAGTCGGCCATCGACGAACGCGGTCCTTCCTTCGCCAAGCGGTCCAAATAGGCGTTCGCCGTCTTAAGACGCAATGTCTGGTAGGAGCTCGCTTCCGACACCCTGAACGCCGCGCCATAGGACGGCGCGATAAAATCCCGCATCAAGAGATAGTCGTCTTCCGTCTCCAGAAAGCCCCTCTCCCAGGCGCGGCGAAGCTCCTCGGTATGATAGATGCGCGAGAGGGTCCGCTCGCCTTGAAACGAGCGCGTGACGGCGGGCGGCTCGCTTAAAAACGACGGGAGCGCCCAAGCCGCGCGCGGCGCCTGGGCGAAAACGACGAGATCCAGGATCACGACGGCGACGGCGCCCCATTGCCAGGCCGCTCCGCGCAGCCGGGCGACGCCTGACGCGGCCAGAAGGGCGAGCGTCGCAGCCGCCAACAGCAGCCAGTTCGCGGGAAAACGGAATATCCGAAGGACCGTCATCGCATCGAACCCCGGAAGATGTCCGCCGAGGCTGAGCAGAAAAGCCGCCGCGCAGCAGGAGACCAAAGCCGTTTCCCTCCTCCCGCCGCGCCAAACCGCCCAGCCCGCGAGCCCCCAAGCCGCGAGACCGGTATAAAAACACACGATCGCCGGATCGCCGATGACAGACGGGGAAAAATGGATCCATTGAGGGATGAACGCCTCTTTCAGAAGCTGCCCCGGGGCCAGGGAATACTGGCGGGCCGTCGCGGAATCCAAAACCAACGTGCGGCTGGCTCTCGCCATGAATTCAAGGAATGGGATCCATTGGACCGCGGCAAGCCCCATCGCCCACAGACCTCCCTGAATCAGGCACTTCAGGCCTTTGCGGCCTTGGCCGGCGGCCCAGACTGAAACGGCCAACACGCTCAAGACGGAGAAGGGCGGGAAGCCCGCGAACCACTGCATGGCCACGCTCACGCCCAAACCCAAGGGCGACAGCTCCTGCTGGAAGTAAAGGATAGCCGGGAGCCATGAGGCGGCGGCGAAATGATTCGGGAAAGTCACTCGACCGGTAAAAGCGCCGTTCAATCCCGCCAATGCCGCGGCCGCCGCGCAGGCCGCCGGGGATGCATACAGACGCCAGGCCAGAACGCCCAAAAAACACGCGGCCAACAACGTGTGGAGCACCACCCACGACCGCAGGAAGGCCGAGAAATCCGGCAGAAGGCAGAGCGCTCGCATCACGGGATAGGCCGCCATGGTCTGAGGGTCCGCGAAGAAGGGCTCGCCCATATCGCGCCAAGGATTCCAGGCCGGCAGAAGGCTGCCCGCCCCCAGATCCCGCGTCATGCTCCAATTGGGATACGACAGGGCGATCATGTTGCCGTCGAGCGGCACCAAACCCCTGAGAAGCAGCGGGCCCCACGCGGCGCAGATCACCGCCGACACCGCGGCGAGCGCGCACCCGGCGGTGGAATAATGGCCTCGCTTCATGGGCGCCTAGCTTACCAAAACGGCAATGCTCGCAGTTCGGACGGGTTATTTACTTTACTTTAGATAATCATGAGTTTTTCCGCTTGCATGCTGTTTCTAGCGTTGAAAGCCTCCGCTCA
This window of the Elusimicrobiota bacterium genome carries:
- the carB gene encoding carbamoyl-phosphate synthase large subunit, translated to MPKRSDLKKILVVGSGSIVIGQGCEFDYSGTQGIKALREEGYEVCLINSNPATIMTDPELADQTYIEPLTPEYLEKVIAIEKPQAILPTLGGQTALNLTVAAAEKGILKKHGVEVIGARLETIRKAEDRQLFKQAMQKIGIDLPRSVVVTDESDLKAVSRDLGFPIIVRASFTLGGTGGGIAYHYDELRTRVHAAFEMSPVKKVLLEESVLGWKEYELEVMRDYKDNFVVVCTIENFDPMGVHTGDSITVAPAQTLSDRQYQEMREDAKRIISEVGVETGGCNIQFAVHPETGRRICVEINPRVSRSSALASKATGFPIARLAAKLAVGYALDELPNDITKATLACFEPAIDYVVVKAPRFATEKFGEFTLDTAMKSVGEAMAIGRTFKEALQKSLRGLESGKKGLSGAEPLDPETRLQRVATPTSSRLYHIKSALDEGLSVERIHEVSRVDPWFLNQLQDICDFERTLKTMPLDAEHLFAAKRLGFSDAQIASAKGVKEQKIRERRWALKVRPSYKLVDTCAGEFPSTTPYFYSTYEETGDLLPSKSGKKVVILGSGPNRIGQGIEFDYCCVQASKALRAHGWQSVMVNCNPETVSTDYDSSDRLYFEPLTLEDTLEIIAVEKPMGVIVQFGGQTPLNLAVQLEKAGVPILGTLPAAIDMAEDRRLFGAALKKLKILSPESGIAASAEAALKIARRIGYPVMVRPSYVLGGRMMEVVYDDPSLVDYVGRALKAATHPSLLIDRFLADATEVDVDAICDGKDVWVAGIMEHIEEAGIHSGDSACTLPPHSLSPAALVTIRENTRKLALHLKVRGLMNVQYAVKDGAVYILEANPRASRTVPFVSKATGLPVARIATWVMMGKPLKKLLAPAVLRGDVEPAYTATKEAVMPFIKFPGVDPRLGPEMKSTGEVMGLDTDFPRSFAKSQEAAGMLLPTSGSVFVSVRDEDKAQIVPMARSLRQLGFTLVATRNTADFLTRHGLETTRVAKVGEGKPDVVDLMKQRTLSLVINTPSGKRSRADGFSIRRTALELNIPCITNLHSAGAAVHAIAVLQGASMGVKSLQAHYRTLPYEVELGLKS
- a CDS encoding protein kinase, with amino-acid sequence MGTGTGTPPASGTPPASGTPPASGTPPTSGTPPTSGTPPASGTPPASGTPPASGTPPGSPASGVPGSGGPYGGAPSPGASDGGSAAGAGRGPKEPIYGFKGLKSGINSDPLAEAREAAAAQAAAAEEQRFLHTKVGGIPPPEGKVDPVVRAAALINSTRSKLDLGDRAEAIRDATAALALAPGSPTALGLRATALNLSGRHVEAARDSRDALKARPEEGALWENLAWATLRSGDYAESVRAAGMALKINPKSALALATRGYAKQMLGDMKGLREDLEAAASLDSRFADKAALARAGKNAYDPGADDASYLLGAVAAVAGGASKSLPMALGAAAMLIALAIVAGFGYALARRGDARRAPKLEPLAAARAPADKGLLAGKYRLEGLVGKGGMGEVRRAKDMTLGRPVAIKTLVSALDQGREGAEWRARLRKEAMTVAAIHHPGIVDIYEIVEEDDALHLVFEYLEGITVHSMIAQQQRLSPAHCARLLSHVCDALAHAHSRGLVHRDLKPGNIMVTSTGYVKLLDFGIARALGEAVGAGAAPGAAAPGLRFDRTTTVAGTPVYMSPESDQGIVGPSGDVYSLGVCLYEMMTGRRPYPDAATSMEKASIHVTPPSALAPGVPPALDALVASAMAADPARRPPNVEAFRDALNDGVRGA
- a CDS encoding phosphatase PAP2 family protein, which encodes MSVLGGFASFDRAAFGLINGVWTHPVLDKVMPLVTDPHRVPWLAYGVAPLALGAWLYKGRKHALRVLVVAAIAVGVCDMLAYRVIKPWAARPRPEYAGIGAIVRAPVGGRLGFPSNHAMNAAAAASVLAVAYPSAGIALWAGAGLVAYSRVYVGAHYPFDVLAGMAFGAILGWPWAMLMLGGGAKKKKKR
- a CDS encoding transcriptional repressor, translating into MQRDTSQRRAIRRALEAAGRPLGALEVLEASKTEAPGLGIATVYRNIKALLAADEISEVQLPGEPPRYEAAGKGHHHHFRCERCEKVYELGGACLPDLKNALPRGFRVTSHEVLVHGVCAACARKR